The Lysobacter enzymogenes DNA segment CGCAGTTCCGCGAACGGGTGGGTGCGTCCGGTCTTCAGCGTCGGCGCGTGGCAGGCCGCACAGCCGACGCGCTCGAACAGCGCCGCGCCGCTGGCAATGCGCGCCGGTTCGATCTGGTGTTCGAGCGGCACGCGCATGCCCGCCGGATAGTCACTACGCACGCTGCGCTGCGCCGGTACGCCGATCAGCGCCAAGTACTCGGCGATTCGCTGCAGTTCAGTCTCGGCGACTGATACCGGCGCGGTCGGAATGCGGCAGTCGGCGGCGCCGCGCTGGCAACTGCGCGAGGGGAATACCGGCGAAGTCACGCCGATGTCCTTCACCAGGGCGTCGCCGACCTGATGGCGCAGGCTGGCCTTGGCCGCCTTCCACCCGAACCGGCCAAGCAAGGTGCGGCCAGTTTCCGGATCATCGACCCAGTTGGGAACGCCCTTGACTCCGTCGCCGTTCGCGTCGTCCGGATCAGCCAAGGCCAGTACCGTCGTCTCGGCCACTGCTTCGAGCAGCCCCAGGCCAATGACCTGGGGCGCTTGACGTGCCGAGTAGCGCGCCGGCACGGGCCCCTTGAATGAGTACACCGGTTTGCGCAGCTCGATCGTCTCGCCGTCGTGCAGGGTGCGCGTGGCGACCTCGTAGGAGCCCACGCTGACGCCGTAGTCGGGCGCTGCCGCATCCTGCGCGTTCTGCTGGACGTTGAATCCGTAAGTCGGATCCGGCAGCGCGATTGCGTCCGGATCGCCGGCTGCGGCGAGGATCGACAAGGTATCGAGGCGAACGCCAACCGACGGCGCCGCGCCACGGCCGTTGGCCGTGTGGCAGGCGATGCAGCTGCTCTGGTTGTAGCGCGGACCGCGCTGACCGATGTGCGCAGCGAACACCGGATTGACCGTCGGATGCTCGGAATGCCGGCCATCCTGGAACGAGGTGTGGAAAAGCCGCCGCCCTTCGACGAAGCGTTTGGCGTTGCCGATGCCGATGTTGTTGGCCATCTGCTGGAACATCCGCATCGGCTCGTCGGAATAGTTGTAGGAGACGCTGGTCAGTCCGCCGAGCAGGGTTTCATCGGGCAGCGGATGCGAGTCGAGGTTTGGCGCGATGCCGTACCAAGGCCGCAACCCGACGCCGACGATGTACAACTGCTCGAACGAGTAGTAGCGGTCGCCGCCACCGTCGACGGTCGGACGTTTCAGACGTGGCGCGGGCGCCAGTTCGATCTTGTCGCCGATTTTCAGCGGGCTGTGCGGGCTGGTGCGCCAGTTGGACTGGAACACCATCATGCAGTCCTCGCGCGGCTGCCCGGCGTGGCAGACCGGCAGGTTTCCTTCCTTGGGGTTATTGAAACCGTAATTCAGCGACCAACCGTAGTCGCGCACATTCGGATTGTTGATGTTGCGGAACAGGCTGAAGGTAGTGCCGTCGAAGGTGCCGTCGTTGACACGCAGATAGACCTCGATGCGCTGGCGGCCGGCGGGCACGCCGTCGCGGATTTCCAGACCGAAGGTGCGGTTCTGGAAATAGAAGGTCGGAAACGTGAAGTAGCGTCCGGGTCCGTTGTCGGGCGCGAACCAGTCCTCGCCGCGTTCGCGCGCATGCCGTTCGGTCGGCCGCATCCCCATCAGCGTCACGAGAGTGCCGTCGGCCTCGGTATAGCTCAATTGCTCGACTATCGGCGTACCTTGTGGAAACAGCTCCGAGTACGCCGGCAGCGCACCACGGGCGGGATTGTGCGCCGACAAGGGGACGTGCGCCGAAGCCAGCGTCGCGCCGGCTCGGTCCGCGGATTCCGTCGATGCCGGGTCATTGCCGCCGCAGGCCGACAGCAGTACACCTAGCGCTGCAGCCGCGAGAGCGCGTAGCGGCCGCACCTTGCTACGGGACGATGCGCATCGATGGCCCTCGGATTGAGTTTCACGCGACGGCAGACGAACGTCGGGGGGCGGACGCATGGGCGGACTCCTTGGCGACGGCTGAGGAAGGACGCTGCCGCGCTCGGTATGGCTTTGGAGCACGGGCGAATCGAGCCTAGCAGCCGCTGCGGCGACACCCACGTACCGGTGTCGGACACACGTCGCAGTTCTTCGGTATTCGCCGTACTGCAGCGTGCGTGATTGAAGAAATGCAATCGCGTCAGGGTTGCTTTTCGAAACGTCGTCACTGCGGTTCCGTGCCTTCGCTATCGGTTGCGGAACATCGGGCTACGGCATGAGCGATGCAGGACGTGCGCTGCGTCCGATATCGCGCAGCAGTATTCTGCGAACGTCGCATCCGGGGAGGGCGAACGCCCCGGCAGGGTTGGACCGAGTGCGTGACATGGGGTTTGCCCCGCCTGGATGCCTCGGTGCGCGCATGCCGCTGCCCTACTCTGTCCGGCCCGCGCGCCAGTCGTCTGCGCCCATGACAACATCACTGACCTCTGCAGTGATCTGCATGGAAATGACCGACAACCGCGAGCTGGTGTTGCCGTTACTGGCGGCAGTGCCGCTCGCGAGCGCGTGCTCGGCGTTGACTCCCCATGCGCAGAGCTCTAAGGCCCTGGCCAACCTGTTCGCCGGGACCGGCGCCGTGCAAGCGGCGCCGGTCGCGCACGAGCGCGTGTGTGCGCGCGGCGTAAGGTTGATTCAGAATCGGAACGTCGCCGTCAGCCGTACGCTGCTCACTTCGAAGTCCTCGTCCGCACGGCGCATCTCGGTTCCGTTCGCATTGACCAGCAGGAACGGGTTGTTGGCAGGCGCAGCGCCACGACTCACCCGCACGCGGTAATCGTCGTCGCCGACGCGGGTATACAGGTATTCCAGGCCGACCGAGAAGTTGTCGAGTACCTTACGCTCCACGCCCACGCCCGCCTGCCAGCCGTCGGCGCGGTCGTCGCCGCTGGGCGTAAACGCGTTGGCGGCGTTGCTGGTGGCGAAGCTGTGGTCGATCTTGGCGCGCACCGCGCCGGCGGTCGCGTAGAACAGGTAGTCGCCGCGCTCACCGGCGGTCCAGCCCACGCGTCCGCGCAACGCCAGGGTGTTGTCTAGATCGCGGGTCATGGTGTAGAACGCCGGCGTGGTGCTGAAGCCGCTGACGCTATCGCGGGCATCGTTCTGGGTGTATTCGACCACGACGCCAAGGACCCAGCGACCGCTCTGCCAGTCGTATCCGCCGCGTATACCGTACTCAGCGCCGCCCTTGTCGTCGCGGCAACCTGCGCCGGGCGTACGGCCGCCGGCGGCACCGTCGCAGAAACCCGGCGAGAACGCATCGGCCCCGGCGGCCGTGCGCACCGTGTCGCCGTAGCGTCCGTCGAGGCCCGTATCAAAGTCGAGCCGGCTGGCGCCGCGACTGTCGGGTTCGGAGCCGCCGAGATTGCCGCCCAGGTAGAAACCGGACCAGTCGCCCATTTCCTGGGCGTAAACGACGGCGGGAGACAGTAACGCGCTGGCGCTGGCAATCAGCAGAAGACGACGCAGGTCCATGACGAACTCCTTGAATAGGTGGGAGGCCGGGTCAGCCAACCGACCTACGCGGCGCCTGCTCACGCGGATGCAGGCGTACGCAGCGCCCCTGTTCAGCAAATTCAGCGCACTGGTTGCATCCGCGCACGCTTCAACCCCGTAAGTCCGTGCGTCGTCACACTACAGACGCTCTTATGACCAATCGCCCGATCTTCGCTGTCTTCGCCGGCTTAGCGCTGATCTGCCTCGTGCCCTGCGTGGCGCGGGCCGCGACGGATTACTACGAGGGCGAGGCGTTCTCCCCGGACGACGGGCGCCTGCTCTATCACGAACGGCATTGGGCGCAGCGTCAAGCAGGATCCATGCGACGCATCACCTTGTTCGCCTGTCCCGACGGACGACCGTTCGCACGGCGTATCCTGCGCGAGGGCGCCGGCGCCGCTGCGCCCGATTTCGATTTCGAAGACGCGCGCGATGGCTACCGCGAAGGCTTGCGCAGCGAAGGCGGCAAGCGCGTGGCGTACACCCAGGCGCCCGGCGCGCGCGAACGCAGCGCCGTGGTCCAGGTGCCCCAAGGCGGCGTCGCCGACGCGGGATTCGATGCGCGCATGCGCGAGCTGTGGCCGCAGCTCGCCGCTGGGCGCGCGGCGAACGTCGCCTTCCTGATTCCGAGCCGCCTCGCGTTCTACGACTTTCACGTCGAGCCCGAACGGCCGCAACCCAATCCGACGCAACTACGCGTGCGTCTGCGCATGGATGCGTGGTACGCGTTCGTCGCGCCCGACATCCGACTGGTCTACGACACGGCAGACCGCCGTCTGGCCGAATTTTCCGGCCTGAGCACCATCCGCGACGATCGCGGTCGTTACCGCAAGGTGCGAATTTCGTTTCCAGACCGGCCGGCGTCGGCGCCCATGTCCGCCGACGCTGCCGCCACCGCGCCGTTGGGCCGCCGATGCGGCCGTTGACCGCCCCTGCCCAACCGCGCCGACGACGATTCGCCGGCAGACGCCTGCGATTTTGCCGGATCGGTGGCGTTCCCGTAGTGTATGGCGCGCTCGCCGTCGACGCGGCTCTTACAGCAACCGACTCCATGACCGAATCGCCCGCAGATCCATCGTCCGCGCCAGCCAACGAGGCCCAGGCCCAACTGCTGCGGGCCGCGCTGGGCGATCGTTCAGCCTTCGAAGCGCTGTTCCGCAACGTCTCCGGCGCGCTGCTCGCGGTGTGCTTGCGGCTGATTCCGGACCGAGCCGAGGCCGAGGACGTGCTGCAAGAATCCTTCGTCGCGATCTGGCACAAGGCCGATCAGTTCGATCCGCAGCGCGCGACCGCGATGACGTGGATGATCGCAATCGTGCGCAACAAGGCCATCGACCGCCTGCGCGGCAGCGCCCATGCGCTCAAGCGTGCCAGCGTCGAGCTTGTCGACGAACTCGGTGACGACGCGCCCTCGCCCGCCGCGCACGCGGAGGCGGTCAGCGACGCCGAACTGCTGCGCACCTGCCTGGAGGCGCTGGAACCGCGCCGCCGCCAACTCATCCGTACTGCGTTCTTCGACGGCGAGACCTACGAAGAGCTGGCTCAGCGCACCGGTTCGCCGATTGGTAGCGTCAAGAGCTGGATTCGCCGCGGTCTGCTGCAACTTCGAGCGTGCCTGGAACAATGAACATCCGCGATCATCAACCCGATCAGGAGCCGCCCAGCGCCGAAGTGCGCGCGGGCGAGTACGTCCTCGGCGTCCTGGACCAGGACACCCGCGCGCAGACCCGCCAGCGCATGCGCAGCGACCCGGCATTCGGCCGGCTGGTGGCGCAATGGGAGCGCCGCCTGAATCTGTTGGCGCAGGAGCTGCCGCCGGTGCCGGTGTCGCCCACGCTGTGGCGCGGCGTGCGCACCCGGCTCGGCTGGGACCCGGTGAGCCCCTTGTCGTGGTGGGACCGCGTCGGCCTGTGGCGCGGCCTAACCGCCGCGACCGCGATCGCGGCGCTGGCGCTGTTCTGGATAGGGCGCGCGCCGCAAGTGGCGCCGCCGTCGATCCCGCCGATCGCGCAGGAAGAGGAAGCCGCGCGCCCGGTCACGCCGCTCGCGCGCGAAGACGGCCGGCCCGGCTGGCTGGCCTCGATCGACAAGCGCGCCGGCAAGGTGCTGATGGTTCCGATCCCCTCGCCCGCCGATGCGCAAGGGCGGGTCGGCGAACTGTGGATCATCGCCAAGGGCGAGGCGCCGCGCTCGCTCGGCTTCGTCTCCAACGAGAAGGCGCATTCGGTCGCTGTGCCGGCCGCGTTGCTGTCCAAGCTGGTGGTCGGCAGCACTTTCGCGATCACCCTGGAACCGGCGCAAGGCATCCCCCATGCCGCGCCGAGCGGACCGGTGGTGGCCAAGGGCGACATCGGCGCGATTTGATCGCCACGGCGGGGCGGGGCGCTTGCATAAGCGCGTCGCTCGTGCACGCGGCGTGAAGAGTCCGCGCAGAACCGGGCGAAAAAAATTTTCCGCGCGGTGCATCCGCGCTCAAAGCCCATGCGTAGGTCCGGGTAGCACCGTTACCGGACTTCGCGATGCCGCCGCTTCATCCCTCGCCGCACCCCGCTTCGCGCCGCCGCTGGCTGAACACGCTCCGGCGCTGGGTCGATACCTCGGCCGCGCCAACGGACGCCGGGCGCGGCGACGGCGTGGATTGGCTGCGCGCGGCGCCGTTCGCGCTGCTTCACCTGGGCTGCCTCGGCGTGATCTGGACCGGCGTATCGCCAGTCGCGCTGGCAGTGGCCGCGGCGCTGTATGCGCTGCGCATGTTCGCGATCACCGGGTTCTACCACCGTTATTTTTCCCACCGGACCTTTCGCGTCTCGCGCACGGTCCAGTTCGTCTTCGCCGTGATCGGCGCGGCCAGCGTACAGCGCGGGCCGTTGTGGTGGGCTGCCCATCACCGCCATCACCATCGCCACGCCGATACCGCCCAGGATCCGCATTCGCCTGTCGAACGTGGATTTTGGCGCAGCCACATGCTGTGGTTTCTGACGCCGCAAGCGTTCCGGACCGATCTGAGCCGGGTGCCCGATCTGGCCGTGTATCCGGAACTTCGTTGGCTCGACCGCTTCGATACGCTGGTGCCGGTGCTGCTCGCGCTCGGCCTGTTCGCACTGGGCGCCGCATTGCAGGCCGTCGCGCCGCAGCTCGGCACCGGCGCTTGGCAAATGCTGGTGTGGGGATTTTTCATCTCCACCACAGCGCTGTTCCACGCCACCGTGACCATCAACTCGCTCGCGCACCGGTACGGCCGTCGCCGCTTCGACACCCGCGACAGTAGCCGGAACAACCTATGGCTGGCGCTGCTGACCTTCGGCGAAGGCTGGCACAACAACCACCATTTCTTTCCAGGCAGCGCCCGCCAGGGCTTTCGCTGGTGGGAAATCGACCTGACCTACTACGGTCTGCGCGCGCTCGCCGCCGTTGGGCTGGTTCGCGACCTCAAGCCGGTGCCGGCCTGGGTGCTCGAACGAGGGAGGAATTGAACATGCGTATCGCCGTCATCGGGTCAGGTATCGCGGGACTGGCCAGCGCCTGGCTGCTGCATCGCGAGCACGACGTCGTGCTGTTCGAACGCGATGCCCGCCTGGGTGGGCACACTCAAACACACGACGTGCGCATAGGCGCACGTGACTGTCGCGTGGACACCGGCTTCATCGTGTTCAATCCTGAGCACTATCCGCTACTGAGCCAGCTGTTCAAAGAACTCGGTGTGGCTTCGCGGCCGACGTCCATGAGCTTTTCCGTCCAATGCCAGCGCAGCGGCCTGGAGTACAACGCCACGGATCTGGATTCACTGTTCTGCCAGCGACGGAACCTGCTGTCACCTCGCTTCTGGAGCATGGTGCGTGACCTACACCGTTTCTATCGCCACGCGCCCGAACTGTTGCAGGACTACGGCCCCGGCCCCAGCCTAAGCGAGTACCTCCGCCGTGAGCGCTACGGCGCGGCCTTTCGTGACCTGCACCTGATACCGATGACCTGTGCGCTTTGGTCGCTACCGGTAGAGCGTGCGCTGGAGTTTCCGGCGCGCTACTTGGTGCGGTTCATGGCCAATCACCAGATGCTGCAAGTCTCTGGCAGGCCGCAATGGCGAGTAGTCGAAGGAGGTTCCGACCGGTACATCACCGCCATGCGAGCGCGTTGGAATGTACGTGAGAGAACGAACTGTGGCGTTTTGAGTGTTAAACGAGACGCGCAAGTCTCGTGGGTGCGCCATAAAGACGGTATGGAGCCGTTCGAACAGATTGTGATGGCCTGCCACAGCAACCAAGCTTTGGCTCTGCTTGAGGATGCCAGCGCCGAGGAACGCGAGGTGCTCGGCGCCATCGGCTACCAGCCCAACGAAGTCTTGCTTCATACAGACGCGCGCCTGCTGCCGCGCCGGCGCAAGGCCTGGGCGGCATGGAACGCTTACGTACCCGCCGATCCGGCCGCCGGTTGCACGGTCAGCTACTGCATGAACCTGCTGCAGGGCCTGGATACGCCCGAGCCGGTGGTGGTCACGTTGAACCGCAGCGACGACATCGACCCGTCGAAGGTGCTGGCGCGTATGCGATACGAGCATCCGGTGCACGATCCGGCCGCAGTCGCGGCGCAGCAGCTCAAGCCGCGGATCCAGGGCCATCGCCGCACTTGGTTTGCTGGCGCCTACTGGGGCTGGGGTTTCCACGAAGACGGCATGCGCTCGGCGGTCGAGGTGGCGCAAGGCCTGGGCGTCGCCGCGGGTGCGCGCTTCGCGCTGGCGCCGCATCGCGATCCGGGGCCACGCTGCGATGCCCAGGTGGCGGCATGAACGGATCCGACGACACGGCCCTGTATAGCGCCGTCTACGAAGGCAGCGTGCGACATCGCCGCCACCGGCCGGGCCCGCATGCCTTCGCCTATCGCATGGCCCAGCTCTACCTGGACCTGGACGAAGTCGAGCGCGTGTTCGAACGCCGTTGGCTGTGGTCGGCGCGCCGTCCCAGCCTCGCCCGTTTCCGCCGCGAGGACTACCTGGGCCCGGTGCGCATGCCCTTGGCCGAGGCTGTTCGTGAGCGCGTGCAACGCGCCTGCGGGCGACGCCCGCATGGCCCAGTCCGGCTGCTGACCCATCCACGCTACTTCGGCTACGTGTTCAATCCGGTCAGCTTCTACTACTGCTTCGGCGCCGACGGCCATGCGCTGGAGTTTGTCGTGGCCGAGATTACCAACACCCCCTGGGGCGAGCGCCACTCCTATGTGCTGGACGCGGAGCATGCGCACCGACGCGGACGTGCGCTGGGATGGGACTTCGATAAGCGCTTCCATGTGTCGCCCTTCATGCCGATGACCCGGCGCTACGGCTGGCGCTTCACTGAGCCGCGTGAGGACCTCTTCGTGCACATGGACGTCTATGACCGCGACGAGCGTGATTTCGACGCGACCCTGCACCTGCGCCGCCGGGCTTGTGACGGGGCCGGGCTGGCCCGGCTGCTGTGGCGCTACCCGCTGATGACTGCGCAAGTAATGGGCGCCATCCATTGGCAGGCCTTCCGACTCTGGCTCAAGCGCAATCCTGTTTACGACCATCCCGGAAACACCCGAGGTCACGCATGAACCCGAGCTCCGCACCTAATGCGAGACGCAGCGGCACCAGCTACACCGGCCTCGACGCCCTGCTGCGGCGTCGCCTGATTGAGACGCTCGCCGCGTTGCGCTATGGCCACATCCGCCTGCGTGACGAGTTCGGCGAGCTCACCCTCGGTGCCGCGCAGACCGAAGATCCGGAGCGCTTGGAAGCCAC contains these protein-coding regions:
- a CDS encoding di-heme oxidoredictase family protein — protein: MRPPPDVRLPSRETQSEGHRCASSRSKVRPLRALAAAALGVLLSACGGNDPASTESADRAGATLASAHVPLSAHNPARGALPAYSELFPQGTPIVEQLSYTEADGTLVTLMGMRPTERHARERGEDWFAPDNGPGRYFTFPTFYFQNRTFGLEIRDGVPAGRQRIEVYLRVNDGTFDGTTFSLFRNINNPNVRDYGWSLNYGFNNPKEGNLPVCHAGQPREDCMMVFQSNWRTSPHSPLKIGDKIELAPAPRLKRPTVDGGGDRYYSFEQLYIVGVGLRPWYGIAPNLDSHPLPDETLLGGLTSVSYNYSDEPMRMFQQMANNIGIGNAKRFVEGRRLFHTSFQDGRHSEHPTVNPVFAAHIGQRGPRYNQSSCIACHTANGRGAAPSVGVRLDTLSILAAAGDPDAIALPDPTYGFNVQQNAQDAAAPDYGVSVGSYEVATRTLHDGETIELRKPVYSFKGPVPARYSARQAPQVIGLGLLEAVAETTVLALADPDDANGDGVKGVPNWVDDPETGRTLLGRFGWKAAKASLRHQVGDALVKDIGVTSPVFPSRSCQRGAADCRIPTAPVSVAETELQRIAEYLALIGVPAQRSVRSDYPAGMRVPLEHQIEPARIASGAALFERVGCAACHAPTLKTGRTHPFAELRDQTIHPYTDLLLHDMGPGLADTLAEGRARAEQWRTPPLWGLGSLRFVQGGAQNVRYLHDGRARSLVEAIGWHGGEGENSRRRFEALSRDERADVVVFLESL
- a CDS encoding outer membrane protein — encoded protein: MDLRRLLLIASASALLSPAVVYAQEMGDWSGFYLGGNLGGSEPDSRGASRLDFDTGLDGRYGDTVRTAAGADAFSPGFCDGAAGGRTPGAGCRDDKGGAEYGIRGGYDWQSGRWVLGVVVEYTQNDARDSVSGFSTTPAFYTMTRDLDNTLALRGRVGWTAGERGDYLFYATAGAVRAKIDHSFATSNAANAFTPSGDDRADGWQAGVGVERKVLDNFSVGLEYLYTRVGDDDYRVRVSRGAAPANNPFLLVNANGTEMRRADEDFEVSSVRLTATFRF
- a CDS encoding sigma-70 family RNA polymerase sigma factor; its protein translation is MTESPADPSSAPANEAQAQLLRAALGDRSAFEALFRNVSGALLAVCLRLIPDRAEAEDVLQESFVAIWHKADQFDPQRATAMTWMIAIVRNKAIDRLRGSAHALKRASVELVDELGDDAPSPAAHAEAVSDAELLRTCLEALEPRRRQLIRTAFFDGETYEELAQRTGSPIGSVKSWIRRGLLQLRACLEQ
- a CDS encoding anti-sigma factor, producing the protein MNIRDHQPDQEPPSAEVRAGEYVLGVLDQDTRAQTRQRMRSDPAFGRLVAQWERRLNLLAQELPPVPVSPTLWRGVRTRLGWDPVSPLSWWDRVGLWRGLTAATAIAALALFWIGRAPQVAPPSIPPIAQEEEAARPVTPLAREDGRPGWLASIDKRAGKVLMVPIPSPADAQGRVGELWIIAKGEAPRSLGFVSNEKAHSVAVPAALLSKLVVGSTFAITLEPAQGIPHAAPSGPVVAKGDIGAI
- a CDS encoding acyl-CoA desaturase, with product MPPLHPSPHPASRRRWLNTLRRWVDTSAAPTDAGRGDGVDWLRAAPFALLHLGCLGVIWTGVSPVALAVAAALYALRMFAITGFYHRYFSHRTFRVSRTVQFVFAVIGAASVQRGPLWWAAHHRHHHRHADTAQDPHSPVERGFWRSHMLWFLTPQAFRTDLSRVPDLAVYPELRWLDRFDTLVPVLLALGLFALGAALQAVAPQLGTGAWQMLVWGFFISTTALFHATVTINSLAHRYGRRRFDTRDSSRNNLWLALLTFGEGWHNNHHFFPGSARQGFRWWEIDLTYYGLRALAAVGLVRDLKPVPAWVLERGRN
- a CDS encoding NAD(P)/FAD-dependent oxidoreductase, with the protein product MRIAVIGSGIAGLASAWLLHREHDVVLFERDARLGGHTQTHDVRIGARDCRVDTGFIVFNPEHYPLLSQLFKELGVASRPTSMSFSVQCQRSGLEYNATDLDSLFCQRRNLLSPRFWSMVRDLHRFYRHAPELLQDYGPGPSLSEYLRRERYGAAFRDLHLIPMTCALWSLPVERALEFPARYLVRFMANHQMLQVSGRPQWRVVEGGSDRYITAMRARWNVRERTNCGVLSVKRDAQVSWVRHKDGMEPFEQIVMACHSNQALALLEDASAEEREVLGAIGYQPNEVLLHTDARLLPRRRKAWAAWNAYVPADPAAGCTVSYCMNLLQGLDTPEPVVVTLNRSDDIDPSKVLARMRYEHPVHDPAAVAAQQLKPRIQGHRRTWFAGAYWGWGFHEDGMRSAVEVAQGLGVAAGARFALAPHRDPGPRCDAQVAA
- a CDS encoding DUF1365 domain-containing protein: MNGSDDTALYSAVYEGSVRHRRHRPGPHAFAYRMAQLYLDLDEVERVFERRWLWSARRPSLARFRREDYLGPVRMPLAEAVRERVQRACGRRPHGPVRLLTHPRYFGYVFNPVSFYYCFGADGHALEFVVAEITNTPWGERHSYVLDAEHAHRRGRALGWDFDKRFHVSPFMPMTRRYGWRFTEPREDLFVHMDVYDRDERDFDATLHLRRRACDGAGLARLLWRYPLMTAQVMGAIHWQAFRLWLKRNPVYDHPGNTRGHA